The proteins below are encoded in one region of Phoenix dactylifera cultivar Barhee BC4 unplaced genomic scaffold, palm_55x_up_171113_PBpolish2nd_filt_p 000128F, whole genome shotgun sequence:
- the LOC120104858 gene encoding ABC transporter B family member 21-like produces MTKGEMEMPNPSVDATSKGVEIEKDVADTIKLQDSDEKKNSVPYYKLFSFADTADLVLMVTGSVAAAANGISLPLMTVLFGELINILGKTTDVHIVVHEISKVALKFIYLGVANGVASCLQVACWTTTGEKQAARIRNLYLKAILGQDISFFDKEANTGELIGKISGDTYLIQDAMGEKVGKFIQLVSSFIGGFIVAFFKGWQLTLVMLSVIPLVVLAAAVMAIAITKMAANAQTAYSVAAATVEQTIGSIRTVASFTGEKQAVEKYNRSLKSVYKASVLEGLAAGFGLGATIGIIICSYGLGVWFGSNMIQKKDYTGGDVINVIFAVVTGSMSLGQASPCSSAFAAGKVAAFKMFEIFNRKPEIDAYDTTGKILDDIIGNLELRDVCFSYPARPDEQIFTGLSLIIPSGTTVALVGESGSGKSTVISLIERFYDPQAGEVLIDGINIKEFQLRWIRGKIGLVSQEPVLFASSIRNNITYGKDDATIEEIRAALELANASKFIDRLPEGIDTLVGEHGTQLSGGQKQRVAIARAILKNPRILLLDEATSALDAESEQMVQEALDKVMSNRTTVIVAHRLSTVRKADMITVLHHGSIVEKGSHDQLIKNPDGPYSRLTQLQDVNQDSEQNSLPDQGNLSVAVNLRKRSSSWRSTSSSGASRSRHSFSESFRLPAGPDIQEITQKKPSHGESPQHHQEVPLSRLAYLNKPELPVVLLGVIAAVVSGVVLPIFGVLLSSIIHTFYGPPANLRKDSRFWSLMFVVLGLVTVVSIPARAYFFAVAGSRLIQRIRSMSFGKVVNMEIGWFDKSENSSGAIGARLSADAAAVRSLVGDALGLITQNATTFIAGLVIAVAACWQLALLIVALVPVITVNGWIQMKLMKGLDADLKVKYEEASQVASDAVGSIRTVASFTAEDKVLELYQKKCEGPKNIVTRQGLISGVGFGLSYFFLFCVYATSFYVGARLIEDGKTTSTDIFKVFFVLNFAAVGISQSSFLAPDARKAKSATASVFAILDQKSRIDPSDDSGMTIQLVKGNIEFQHVSFRYPTRPDVQIFKDLCLAVQSGKTVALVGESGSGKSTVVSLLQRFYDPDSGQILLDGFEIQKLQLRWLRQQMGLVSQEPVLFDDTIRANIAYGKGGEPTEAEILAAAESANAHQFISALQQGYDTTVGERGVQLSGGQKQRVAIARAIIKDPKILLLDEATSALDAESERVVQDALDRMMLNQTTIVIAHRLSTIRGADIIAVVKNGVIIEKGDHEALIGIKNGAYASLVSLHKC; encoded by the exons ATGACCAAGGGAGAGATGGAGATGCCAAATCCTTCAGTTGATGCAACGTCCAAAGGAGTAGAGATAGAAAAAGATGTTGCAGACACAATTAAGCTGCAAGACTCAGATGAAAAGAAGAATAGTGTCCCCTACTACAAGCTTTTCTCATTTGCTGACACAGCTGATCTTGTTTTGATGGTCACTGGTTCAGTTGCAGCTGCAGCAAATGGGATCTCATTACCACTTATGACAGTTCTTTTTGGGGAACTGATTAACATACTTGGGAAGACTACGGATGTTCATATTGTGGTTCATGAAATTTCCAAG GTAGCTCTCAAGTTCATATACCTGGGCGTGGCAAATGGTGTGGCATCATGCCTCC AGGTGGCATGCTGGACAACCACTGGGGAAAAACAGGCTGCTCGAATCCGGAATCTGTACTTAAAAGCTATACTGGGACAGGATATTTCCTTCTTTGACAAGGAAGCAAATACAGGAGAGCTCATTGGAAAGATATCAGGTGACACTTATCTCATTCAAGATGCCATGGGTGAAAAG GTTGGAAAGTTCATTCAGCTGGTATCATCATTTATAGGAGGGTTTATAGTAGCATTTTTCAAAGGCTGGCAACTTACCCTTGTTATGTTATCCGTTATTCCTCTTGTTGTGCTTGCTGCGGCAGTGATGGCTATTGCTATCACCAAGATGGCCGCCAATGCGCAAACAGCATACTCTGTGGCAGCAGCCACAGTGGAGCAAACTATTGGCTCCATTAGAACA GTTGCTTCTTTTACTGGAGAGAAACAGGCTGTAGAAAAATATAATAGATCTCTAAAGAGTGTTTACAAGGCCAGCGTTCTGGAGGGTTTAGCTGCAGGCTTTGGTTTGGGTGCGACTATTGGTATTATAATCTGTTCTTATGGCTTAGGTGTATGGTTTGGATCCAATATGATACAGAAAAAAGATTATACTGGTGGAGATGTTATTAACGTGATTTTCGCGGTTGTTACTGGTTCCAT GTCTTTAGGCCAGGCATCTCCATGTTCAAGCGCATTTGCAGCAGGAAAAGTGGCAGCATTCAAGATGTTTGAAATATTCAATAGGAAGCCTGAGATAGATGCATATGACACTACTGGAAAAATTTTGGATGACATTATAGGAAATCTTGAACTAAGGGATGTCTGTTTTAGCTATCCAGCTAGGCCAGATGAGCAAATATTCACTGGACTTTCTCTAATTATACCAAGTGGAACGACTGTCGCTTTGGTTGGAGAGAGTGGAAGTGGGAAGTCAACGGTGATCAGTCTAATTGAGAGGTTTTATGATCCACAAGCTGGTGAAGTTCTTATAGATGGAATAAATATCAAGGAGTTTCAGCTCAGATGGATCAGAGGAAAAATTGGATTAGTTAGTCAGGAACCAGTACTCTTTGCATCTAGTATTAGAAATAACATTACTTACGGCAAAGATGATGCAACTATTGAAGAAATCAGAGCTGCACTGGAGCTGGCCAATGCTTCTAAATTTATTGATAGACTGCCTGAG GGCATTGACACCTTGGTTGGTGAGCATGGAACACAGCTCTCTGGGGGACAAAAACAAAGAGTTGCAATAGCCAGAGCAATATTGAAGAACCCACGAATACTACTATTAGATGAAGCCACGAGTGCTCTTGATGCAGAATCAGAACAGATGGTGCAGGAAGCACTAGACAAAGTCATGAGTAATCGAACCACTGTCATAGTTGCTCATCGCTTGAGTACAGTGAGAAAAGCTGATATGATCACTGTGCTCCATCATGGGTCAATAGTTGAAAAAG GATCGCATGATCAGCTCATCAAGAATCCTGATGGACCGTATTCTCGACTTACACAATTGCAGGATGTGAACCAAGATTCAGAACAAAATTCTCTTCCTGATCAGGGCAATTTATCAGTGGCTGTAAATTTGAGGAAACGATCATCTTCCTGGAGATCAACAAGCTCATCTGGTGCTAGCAGGAGCCGTCATTCATTCTCAGAGTCCTTCAGACTGCCTGCTGGACCTGACATTCAAGAAATTACACAGAAGAAACCCAGCCATGGGGAGTCACCACAGCATCATCAGGAAGTGCCTCTCAGCCGCCTTGCTTATTTGAACAAACCAGAGCTTCCAGTTGTCCTGTTAGGTGTAATTGCTGCAGTAGTCAGTGGTGTAGTATTGCCCATCTTTGGAGTACTGCTCTCCAGTATAATTCATACATTTTATGGACCACCAGCAAATCTCAGGAAGGATTCTAGGTTCTGGTCGTTGATGTTTGTAGTCCTTGGTTTGGTGACCGTAGTATCAATTCCGGCTAGAGCATACTTCTTTGCTGTGGCTGGGTCCAGGTTGATACAGAGGATCAGGTCAATGTCATTTGGTAAGGTTGTTAACATGGAAATTGGGTGGTTTGACAAATCTGAGAACTCCAGTGGAGCAATTGGAGCAAGGCTTTCAGCAGATGCAGCTGCAGTTCGGAGTCTTGTTGGTGATGCACTTGGGCTGATAACTCAAAATGCCACTACTTTCATTGCTGGCCTGGTCATAGCTGTTGCTGCTTGCTGGCAGCTGGCTTTGCTAATAGTAGCATTGGTACCTGTAATCACGGTTAATGGATGGATCCAGATGAAACTCATGAAGGGACTTGATGCTGATTTGAAG GTGAAGTATGAGGAAGCAAGTCAGGTTGCTAGTGATGCGGTTGGAAGTATAAGAACGGTTGCTTCTTTCACTGCTGAGGATAAGGTGCTGGAGCTTTATCAGAAGAAATGTGAAGGTCCTAAAAACATAGTCACAAGGCAAGGGTTGATTAGTGGAGTGGGCTTTGGGCTGtcctacttttttcttttttgcgtgTATGCAACCAGTTTCTATGTTGGAGCACGACTTATAGAGGATGGCAAGACTACGTCCACAGACATTTTTAAA gtcttctttgtACTTAATTTTGCGGCAGTAGGGATTTCCCAGTCAAGCTTCCTAGCACCTGATGCTAGAAAAGCTAAATCTGCTACAGCTTCAGTATTTGCAATCCTTGATCAGAAATCCAGGATAGATCCTAGTGATGATTCTGGGATGACCATACAACTAGTGAAGGGGAATATTGAATTTCAGCATGTCAGCTTCCGGTATCCTACAAGGCCAGATGTCCAGATTTTCAAGGACCTCTGCTTGGCTGTTCAATCAGGAAAG ACTGTTGCACTGGTTGGAGAGAGTGGAAGTGGGAAATCAACAGTGGTCTCACTACTTCAGAGGTTCTATGACCCTGATTCAGGTCAAATTTTGCTTGATGGGTTTGAAATACAAAAGCTACAACTAAGATGGCTGAGACAGCAGATGGGTCTGGTGAGCCAAGAACCAGTTTTGTTCGATGATACAATCCGGGCCAACATTGCTTATGGGAAAGGAGGAGAGCCCACAGAGGCAGAAATTTTAGCTGCTGCTGAGTCAGCTAATGCGCACCAGTTCATAAGTGCATTGCAGCAG GGCTATGACACTACAGTTGGAGAGAGAGGTGTCCAATTGTCTGGTGGGCAGAAGCAGCGAGTAGCCATAGCACGGGCAATAATAAAGGATCCAAAGATCTTGCTTTTGGATGAAGCTACAAGTGCACTTGATGCCGAATCCGAGCGAGTGGTTCAAGATGCATTGGACCGCATGATGCTCAACCAGACCACAATTGTTATTGCACACCGATTGTCCACAATCAGAGGTGCTGATATAATTGCAGTAGTCAAGAATGGAGTAATCATAGAGAAGGGAGATCATGAGGCCTTGATTGGCATCAAGAATGGGGCCTATGCCTCTCTTGTTTCATTGCACAAATGCTAA